The Candidatus Hepatincola sp. Av genome contains the following window.
AAAGAATTTTTGTTATAATGTTAAGTAGATAAATTAAGCAATCTATTAGTAATTTTATTCAATTTTTATACTTTTTAAGCATTTTTAATAAATATAAGTAGATTTTTACATAAAATTTTTGTTAAATAAAAAGTATGTTATACTTGTTAAATAAAATAGTAGGTATTTTTCTTTATTATGATTTTTTTAATTAAGGATACAAATGGATTTTACTTCAAATAGATACACTAAAACTAGAAAAGCAGATATTATTTTAAACCAGATTTTAGTGCATAAAATTTCCGATGAAAACCTTATTAGTAAAGTAATGTCTTTTAATATGGCAAATTTTTTACCTGAAGATAAGGCTTATTTAGTTAACTCAGATTCTTTCATAGAATACACTAAAGGGCGTTATATGATGGATATTGCTACCGTAACCCAATTACTATCTTTAGTTACATGGCAACCAACCGATAAGGTTTTAATACTTGGTTTAGGTTTAGGGCATTTAGGAGCCATTCTTTCTACTTATGTGAATGAGTTACAAGCTTTTGAGGAAGATTCTGAAATTTTACAAATGGCTCATGACAATCTTCATAAGTATAATATTTCTAATGTTGAATTTTTAACCAAACAGCAGTTA
Protein-coding sequences here:
- a CDS encoding Protein-L-isoaspartate O-methyltransferase, which produces MDFTSNRYTKTRKADIILNQILVHKISDENLISKVMSFNMANFLPEDKAYLVNSDSFIEYTKGRYMMDIATVTQLLSLVTWQPTDKVLILGLGLGHLGAILSTYVNELQAFEEDSEILQMAHDNLHKYNISNVEFLTKQQLQNYGKKMFNYIVINGAFAELPKKITNLLVNGGSIIGVERENQLSKIVKIQLVDNTLLKTYYKSVPMPFLKGFEPKEKFIF